One window of Kryptolebias marmoratus isolate JLee-2015 linkage group LG3, ASM164957v2, whole genome shotgun sequence genomic DNA carries:
- the camk2d2 gene encoding calcium/calmodulin-dependent protein kinase type II delta 2 chain isoform X3, with protein MALTICTRFTDEYQLFEELGKGAFSVVRRCVKISSGQEYAAKIINTKKLSARDHQKLEREARICRLLKHPNIVRLHDSISEEGFHYLVFDLVTGGELFEDIVAREYYSEADASHCIQQILESVHHCHVNGIVHRDLKPENLLLASKLKGAAVKLADFGLAIEVQGDQQAWFGFAGTPGYLSPEVLRKDPYGKPVDMWACGVILYILLVGYPPFWDEDQHRLYQQIKAGAYDFPSPEWDTVTPEAKDLINKMLTINPSKRITAAEALKHPWICQRSTVASMMHRQETVECLKKFNARRKLKGAILTTLLVTRNFSAKSLLNKKPDGVKVNNKANTVTSPKDTGPAPALEPQTTVIHNPVDGNKESIESANTTIEDEDVKACTNNNKARKQEIIKVTEQLIESINNGDFEAYAKICDPGLTSFEPEALGNLVEGHDFHRFYFENALSKGNKPVHTILLNPHVHLIGENAACIAYIRLTQYMDGNGMPRTMQSEETRVWHRRDGKWQNIHFHRSGAPTIPSH; from the exons atcATCAAAAGCTGGAGAGAGAGGCGAGGATTTGTCGTTTACTAAAGCACCCCAACATCG TAAGACTCCATGACAGCATATCAGAAGAAGGTTTCCACTATCTCGTGTTTGATCT GGTGACGGGTGGAGAGCTGTTTGAGGACATCGTAGCCAGGGAGTACTACAGTGAGGCTGATGCCAG CCACTGCATACAGCAGATCCTGGAGAGTGTCCATCACTGCCATGTCAACGGGATCGTTCACAGAGATCTGAAG CCTGAGAACCTTCTATTGGCCAGTAAGCTGAAGGGGGCGGCGGTCAAGTTGGCTGACTTTGGGCTGGCCATCGAGGTACAGGGGGACCAACAGGCATGGTTTG GTTTTGCTGGCACCCCGGGCTACTTGTCCCCAGAAGTTCTGAGGAAAGATCCGTACGGGAAACCAGTGGATATGTGGGCCTGTG GTGTGATTTTGTACATCCTCCTGGTGGGCTACCCTCCCTTCTGGGATGAAGATCAGCACCGGCTCTACCAACAAATCAAGGCTGGAGCCTATGAT tttcCATCCCCGGAGTGGGACACAGTAACCCCTGAGGCCAAAGATCTGATCAACAAGATGCTAACGATCAACCCCAGTAAACGCATCACAGCGGCTGAGGCCCTCAAACATCCCTGGATCTGC caaCGGTCCACCGTAGCGTCCATGATGCACAGGCAGGAGACTGTGGAGTGCCTGAAGAAGTTTAATGCCAGGAGGAAACTCAAG GGAGCAATACTGACCACTTTGCTGGTCACAAGAAACTTCTCAG CCAAAAGTTTGCTCAACAAGAAGCCAGACGGCGTTAAG GTCAACAACAAAGCCAACACAGTGACCAGTCCTAAAGACACTGGCCCTGCCCCTGCACTG GAACCACAGACCACTGTGATCCACAACCCTGTAGATGGAAACAAG GAATCCATTGAAAGTGCCAACACCACCATTGAGGATGAAGATGTGAAAG CCTGCACCAATAACAATAAAG CTCGCAAACAGGAAATTATCAAGGTCACCGAGCAGCTGATCGAGTCTATAAACAATGGGGATTTTGAGGCCTATGC GAAGATTTGTGATCCTGGTCTGACTTCCTTTGAGCCCGAGGCCCTGGGAAATCTGGTGGAAGGACACGATTTTCACCGCTTTTACTTTGAGAACG CGCTGTCTAAAGGGAATAAGCCGGTGCACACCATCCTCTTGAACCCGCATGTGCATCTTATTGGGGAAAACGCGGCCTGTATCGCCTACATTCGGCTGACCCAGTACATGGACGGCAATGGTATGCCGCGCACCATGCAGTCCGAGGAGACCCGTGTGTGGCACCGCCGGGATGGAAAGTGGCAGAACATTCACTTCCACCGCTCAGGCGCACCCACCATCCCCTCCCA TTAA
- the camk2d2 gene encoding calcium/calmodulin-dependent protein kinase type II delta 2 chain isoform X1: MALTICTRFTDEYQLFEELGKGAFSVVRRCVKISSGQEYAAKIINTKKLSARDHQKLEREARICRLLKHPNIVRLHDSISEEGFHYLVFDLVTGGELFEDIVAREYYSEADASHCIQQILESVHHCHVNGIVHRDLKPENLLLASKLKGAAVKLADFGLAIEVQGDQQAWFGFAGTPGYLSPEVLRKDPYGKPVDMWACGVILYILLVGYPPFWDEDQHRLYQQIKAGAYDFPSPEWDTVTPEAKDLINKMLTINPSKRITAAEALKHPWICQRSTVASMMHRQETVECLKKFNARRKLKGAILTTLLVTRNFSAAKSLLNKKPDGVKVNNKANTVTSPKDTGPAPALEPQTTVIHNPVDGNKESIESANTTIEDEDVKACTNNNKARKQEIIKVTEQLIESINNGDFEAYAKICDPGLTSFEPEALGNLVEGHDFHRFYFENALSKGNKPVHTILLNPHVHLIGENAACIAYIRLTQYMDGNGMPRTMQSEETRVWHRRDGKWQNIHFHRSGAPTIPSH, encoded by the exons atcATCAAAAGCTGGAGAGAGAGGCGAGGATTTGTCGTTTACTAAAGCACCCCAACATCG TAAGACTCCATGACAGCATATCAGAAGAAGGTTTCCACTATCTCGTGTTTGATCT GGTGACGGGTGGAGAGCTGTTTGAGGACATCGTAGCCAGGGAGTACTACAGTGAGGCTGATGCCAG CCACTGCATACAGCAGATCCTGGAGAGTGTCCATCACTGCCATGTCAACGGGATCGTTCACAGAGATCTGAAG CCTGAGAACCTTCTATTGGCCAGTAAGCTGAAGGGGGCGGCGGTCAAGTTGGCTGACTTTGGGCTGGCCATCGAGGTACAGGGGGACCAACAGGCATGGTTTG GTTTTGCTGGCACCCCGGGCTACTTGTCCCCAGAAGTTCTGAGGAAAGATCCGTACGGGAAACCAGTGGATATGTGGGCCTGTG GTGTGATTTTGTACATCCTCCTGGTGGGCTACCCTCCCTTCTGGGATGAAGATCAGCACCGGCTCTACCAACAAATCAAGGCTGGAGCCTATGAT tttcCATCCCCGGAGTGGGACACAGTAACCCCTGAGGCCAAAGATCTGATCAACAAGATGCTAACGATCAACCCCAGTAAACGCATCACAGCGGCTGAGGCCCTCAAACATCCCTGGATCTGC caaCGGTCCACCGTAGCGTCCATGATGCACAGGCAGGAGACTGTGGAGTGCCTGAAGAAGTTTAATGCCAGGAGGAAACTCAAG GGAGCAATACTGACCACTTTGCTGGTCACAAGAAACTTCTCAG CAGCCAAAAGTTTGCTCAACAAGAAGCCAGACGGCGTTAAG GTCAACAACAAAGCCAACACAGTGACCAGTCCTAAAGACACTGGCCCTGCCCCTGCACTG GAACCACAGACCACTGTGATCCACAACCCTGTAGATGGAAACAAG GAATCCATTGAAAGTGCCAACACCACCATTGAGGATGAAGATGTGAAAG CCTGCACCAATAACAATAAAG CTCGCAAACAGGAAATTATCAAGGTCACCGAGCAGCTGATCGAGTCTATAAACAATGGGGATTTTGAGGCCTATGC GAAGATTTGTGATCCTGGTCTGACTTCCTTTGAGCCCGAGGCCCTGGGAAATCTGGTGGAAGGACACGATTTTCACCGCTTTTACTTTGAGAACG CGCTGTCTAAAGGGAATAAGCCGGTGCACACCATCCTCTTGAACCCGCATGTGCATCTTATTGGGGAAAACGCGGCCTGTATCGCCTACATTCGGCTGACCCAGTACATGGACGGCAATGGTATGCCGCGCACCATGCAGTCCGAGGAGACCCGTGTGTGGCACCGCCGGGATGGAAAGTGGCAGAACATTCACTTCCACCGCTCAGGCGCACCCACCATCCCCTCCCA TTAA
- the camk2d2 gene encoding calcium/calmodulin-dependent protein kinase type II delta 2 chain isoform X2 — MALTICTRFTDEYQLFEELGKGAFSVVRRCVKISSGQEYAAKIINTKKLSARDHQKLEREARICRLLKHPNIVRLHDSISEEGFHYLVFDLVTGGELFEDIVAREYYSEADASHCIQQILESVHHCHVNGIVHRDLKPENLLLASKLKGAAVKLADFGLAIEVQGDQQAWFGFAGTPGYLSPEVLRKDPYGKPVDMWACGVILYILLVGYPPFWDEDQHRLYQQIKAGAYDFPSPEWDTVTPEAKDLINKMLTINPSKRITAAEALKHPWICQRSTVASMMHRQETVECLKKFNARRKLKGAILTTLLVTRNFSAAKSLLNKKPDGVKVNNKANTVTSPKDTGPAPALEPQTTVIHNPVDGNKESIESANTTIEDEDVKACTNNNKARKQEIIKVTEQLIESINNGDFEAYAKICDPGLTSFEPEALGNLVEGHDFHRFYFENALSKGNKPVHTILLNPHVHLIGENAACIAYIRLTQYMDGNGMPRTMQSEETRVWHRRDGKWQNIHFHRSGAPTIPSQ, encoded by the exons atcATCAAAAGCTGGAGAGAGAGGCGAGGATTTGTCGTTTACTAAAGCACCCCAACATCG TAAGACTCCATGACAGCATATCAGAAGAAGGTTTCCACTATCTCGTGTTTGATCT GGTGACGGGTGGAGAGCTGTTTGAGGACATCGTAGCCAGGGAGTACTACAGTGAGGCTGATGCCAG CCACTGCATACAGCAGATCCTGGAGAGTGTCCATCACTGCCATGTCAACGGGATCGTTCACAGAGATCTGAAG CCTGAGAACCTTCTATTGGCCAGTAAGCTGAAGGGGGCGGCGGTCAAGTTGGCTGACTTTGGGCTGGCCATCGAGGTACAGGGGGACCAACAGGCATGGTTTG GTTTTGCTGGCACCCCGGGCTACTTGTCCCCAGAAGTTCTGAGGAAAGATCCGTACGGGAAACCAGTGGATATGTGGGCCTGTG GTGTGATTTTGTACATCCTCCTGGTGGGCTACCCTCCCTTCTGGGATGAAGATCAGCACCGGCTCTACCAACAAATCAAGGCTGGAGCCTATGAT tttcCATCCCCGGAGTGGGACACAGTAACCCCTGAGGCCAAAGATCTGATCAACAAGATGCTAACGATCAACCCCAGTAAACGCATCACAGCGGCTGAGGCCCTCAAACATCCCTGGATCTGC caaCGGTCCACCGTAGCGTCCATGATGCACAGGCAGGAGACTGTGGAGTGCCTGAAGAAGTTTAATGCCAGGAGGAAACTCAAG GGAGCAATACTGACCACTTTGCTGGTCACAAGAAACTTCTCAG CAGCCAAAAGTTTGCTCAACAAGAAGCCAGACGGCGTTAAG GTCAACAACAAAGCCAACACAGTGACCAGTCCTAAAGACACTGGCCCTGCCCCTGCACTG GAACCACAGACCACTGTGATCCACAACCCTGTAGATGGAAACAAG GAATCCATTGAAAGTGCCAACACCACCATTGAGGATGAAGATGTGAAAG CCTGCACCAATAACAATAAAG CTCGCAAACAGGAAATTATCAAGGTCACCGAGCAGCTGATCGAGTCTATAAACAATGGGGATTTTGAGGCCTATGC GAAGATTTGTGATCCTGGTCTGACTTCCTTTGAGCCCGAGGCCCTGGGAAATCTGGTGGAAGGACACGATTTTCACCGCTTTTACTTTGAGAACG CGCTGTCTAAAGGGAATAAGCCGGTGCACACCATCCTCTTGAACCCGCATGTGCATCTTATTGGGGAAAACGCGGCCTGTATCGCCTACATTCGGCTGACCCAGTACATGGACGGCAATGGTATGCCGCGCACCATGCAGTCCGAGGAGACCCGTGTGTGGCACCGCCGGGATGGAAAGTGGCAGAACATTCACTTCCACCGCTCAGGCGCACCCACCATCCCCTCCCAGTAA